One segment of Synechococcus sp. MU1617 DNA contains the following:
- the urtC gene encoding urea ABC transporter permease subunit UrtC, with protein sequence MFQAFQQRRWSLIILWVVIVAAIVAAPAVLPVFRLNLLGRFLSLAIVALGIDLIWGFTGLLSLGQGIFFALGGYVAAMYLQLNSSGDLPNGIPEFFSLYGLDRLPAFWEPFHSPLFTLVAIWLVPAVLAAVLGNLVFRNRIKGVYFSILTQAALLVFFNFFNGQQKLINGTNGLKTDVTQLFGQMVGSPEMQRGFFWLTSVVVILAWLFLRWVVRGRFGDVLIAIRDDEPRLRFAGYNPTLFKTIVFAIAGGLAGIGGALYTVQSGIVSPQYMTVPFSIEMVIWVAVGGRGTLVGAILGAVVINYAKSLVSEALPQSWLFIQGGLFILVVTALPEGVIGWFRGDGPRNWLNRFGIARRSETYPRLDLEGQEEVQS encoded by the coding sequence ATGTTCCAAGCATTTCAACAACGTCGTTGGTCCTTGATCATCCTTTGGGTGGTGATCGTTGCGGCCATCGTTGCTGCGCCTGCTGTTCTGCCGGTGTTTCGGCTGAATTTGTTGGGTCGCTTCCTCTCCCTGGCGATCGTTGCCCTGGGCATCGACTTGATCTGGGGCTTCACCGGTTTGCTCAGCCTTGGCCAGGGCATCTTTTTTGCCCTTGGCGGCTACGTGGCAGCCATGTATCTGCAGCTGAACAGCTCGGGTGATCTTCCCAACGGCATTCCCGAGTTCTTCAGCCTCTACGGCTTGGATCGTTTGCCCGCCTTCTGGGAACCGTTCCATTCCCCGTTGTTCACCCTGGTGGCGATCTGGCTGGTTCCAGCCGTCTTGGCCGCTGTGCTCGGCAACCTGGTGTTCCGCAACCGGATCAAGGGGGTCTACTTCTCGATCCTCACCCAGGCTGCCCTGCTCGTTTTCTTCAATTTCTTCAACGGACAGCAGAAGCTGATTAATGGCACCAACGGTCTTAAAACCGATGTAACCCAGCTGTTCGGACAGATGGTGGGTTCCCCGGAGATGCAGCGGGGTTTCTTCTGGTTGACCTCTGTGGTGGTGATCCTGGCCTGGCTGTTTCTGCGCTGGGTGGTGCGGGGCCGGTTCGGTGATGTGTTGATCGCCATTCGCGATGACGAACCTCGGCTGCGCTTTGCGGGTTACAACCCAACTCTGTTCAAGACGATCGTCTTCGCCATCGCTGGTGGTTTGGCAGGAATTGGTGGTGCGCTTTACACCGTTCAGTCGGGCATCGTTTCGCCGCAGTACATGACTGTTCCCTTCTCGATTGAGATGGTGATCTGGGTTGCAGTGGGTGGTCGAGGCACGCTTGTGGGAGCCATTCTTGGCGCCGTAGTCATCAACTACGCCAAGAGTTTGGTGAGCGAAGCGCTCCCCCAGAGTTGGCTGTTCATCCAAGGGGGCCTGTTCATCCTCGTGGTGACCGCCTTGCCTGAGGGCGTCATTGGTTGGTTCCGAGGTGATGGCCCTCGCAATTGGCTCAACCGATTCGGTATTGCCCGTCGGAGTGAGACCTATCCACGTCTCGATCTTGAAGGTCAGGAAGAGGTTCAGTCATGA
- a CDS encoding alpha-amylase family glycosyl hydrolase, with protein sequence MQPPRDETLRTLLGDLYPNDSSGDGQELSSQLLQILSQSSGDGDMAEPMDRWAGSDVVLITYADTIADAGVPGLQALKSFVNRHLHPFAAVVHVLPFMQSTSDGGFAVASHTKLEPRFGDWSDLAALAQGRRLMADLVLNHVSASHPWVQQFMRDEQPGRSCVLEAAPDPCWADVVRPRSSNLFTQLRGPKGARQVWTTFGPDQVDLNWRSAEVLLGFARLMQRMAGHGVRWIRLDAVGFVWKEPHTSCIHLPQAHQLVKVLRLLLDQVGPDGVVVTETNVPEQENLSYLRSGDEAHLAYNFPLPPLLLEASVSGRADLLNAWLSRWPDLPPQTGLLNFTACHDGIGLRPLEGLMPQKRLLQLLIGCEQRGGLVSHRMLSSGDEVPYEINISWWSAMADGGIDPTYLQRERFLLTQLLILALPGVPAFYLPALLAAPNDLTRFRRTGHRRDLNRPQFTAQALERRLADPDADASALLPVLRRALAERAVHPALHPDAPMTVLSADRSDRVIMQRCRGGETLVAVHNITAARLSLRLSRLGGDLNQPWADCLSGHVFAPHQLHSLEPYAVHWLVQP encoded by the coding sequence ATGCAGCCCCCGCGCGACGAAACGCTGCGGACCCTGCTTGGCGATTTGTACCCGAATGATTCTTCCGGGGATGGCCAGGAGTTGTCGTCGCAATTGCTGCAGATCTTGAGCCAATCGTCAGGAGATGGCGATATGGCAGAACCCATGGACCGCTGGGCAGGCAGCGATGTGGTCTTGATCACCTACGCCGACACCATTGCTGACGCGGGTGTGCCTGGTCTTCAAGCGCTGAAGTCGTTTGTGAATCGCCATCTGCACCCCTTCGCAGCGGTGGTTCATGTGCTGCCGTTCATGCAATCCACCAGTGATGGTGGTTTTGCGGTGGCCAGCCACACCAAGCTCGAGCCTCGTTTCGGCGATTGGAGCGACCTCGCTGCTTTGGCGCAGGGCCGACGGCTGATGGCCGACCTCGTTCTCAATCACGTGTCGGCCTCTCACCCCTGGGTGCAGCAGTTCATGCGGGATGAACAGCCCGGCCGCTCCTGTGTGCTGGAGGCCGCGCCTGATCCGTGCTGGGCGGATGTTGTTCGTCCGCGCAGTTCCAATCTGTTCACGCAATTGAGGGGGCCTAAGGGCGCGCGCCAGGTCTGGACCACCTTTGGTCCCGATCAGGTGGATCTCAACTGGCGTTCTGCGGAGGTGCTGCTTGGCTTTGCCCGCCTGATGCAGCGCATGGCTGGGCATGGGGTGCGTTGGATCCGTCTGGATGCCGTGGGTTTCGTCTGGAAGGAACCCCACACCTCATGCATCCATCTGCCGCAGGCCCATCAACTGGTGAAGGTGCTGCGCCTGCTGCTCGATCAGGTGGGACCCGATGGCGTTGTGGTCACCGAGACCAACGTGCCGGAGCAGGAAAACCTCTCCTATTTGAGGAGTGGTGATGAAGCGCATCTGGCCTACAACTTTCCCTTGCCGCCCTTGCTGCTTGAGGCCAGCGTCAGTGGCCGTGCCGACCTTCTCAATGCCTGGCTGAGTCGTTGGCCCGACCTGCCTCCGCAAACAGGGCTGCTCAATTTCACCGCCTGTCACGACGGCATCGGCTTGAGGCCCCTGGAGGGCCTGATGCCCCAGAAGCGCTTGCTCCAGCTGTTGATCGGTTGTGAACAGCGGGGTGGACTGGTCAGCCACAGGATGCTGAGCTCCGGCGACGAAGTTCCCTACGAGATCAACATCAGCTGGTGGAGTGCCATGGCGGATGGGGGGATTGATCCCACTTATCTCCAACGGGAGCGGTTCCTGCTCACCCAACTGTTGATCCTGGCCTTGCCCGGGGTCCCCGCCTTCTATCTGCCGGCGTTGCTGGCGGCTCCCAATGATCTGACCCGCTTTCGCCGCACGGGCCATCGACGGGATCTCAATCGGCCCCAGTTCACGGCCCAAGCCTTGGAGCGACGCCTGGCGGATCCCGATGCCGATGCATCAGCCCTGCTCCCTGTGCTGAGGCGGGCTCTGGCTGAGCGGGCTGTGCATCCGGCCTTGCACCCGGATGCCCCGATGACGGTGCTGAGTGCGGATCGCAGTGATCGCGTCATCATGCAGCGTTGCCGCGGTGGGGAAACGCTGGTGGCCGTTCACAACATCACGGCAGCGCGCCTCAGCTTGCGCCTCAGTCGCTTGGGTGGCGATCTGAACCAGCCCTGGGCCGATTGCCTGAGCGGTCATGTGTTCGCACCACATCAGTTGCATTCGCTAGAGCCTTATGCGGTGCATTGGTTGGTTCAGCCATGA
- a CDS encoding branched-chain amino acid ABC transporter permease encodes MQLLLESLFNGVAIGSVLLMAALGLAIVFGLMGVINLAHGELIMLGAYTTYVVQLIFKLPALQPVYYAYVLVALPLAFIVSGVVGILLERTVIRRLYGNPLETLLATWGVSLILQQFVRSVPLAHAAGLILALVLGFGLPLLLPSSLLAGPRARLVRAGSWAVSALGGVLLAGGLASQISRIARATSRNVDVTAPKWMRGGIEFIDITFPVPRLVIIVITIVAVVGVTWFLNKSVWGMRIRAVTQNRSMSDCLGIPTDTVDVLTFGIGSGLAGVAGVAVSLLGSVGPNVGGSYIVGCFMVVVLGGVGNLLGTVLASFAIGLLTDLIGAGRLLTIWPDMPAPLAGAVNFFATTSMAQVMVFALIVVFLQFRPAGLFPQKGRMVEA; translated from the coding sequence GTGCAACTGCTTCTCGAAAGCCTGTTCAACGGTGTTGCCATCGGCTCGGTGCTGCTGATGGCCGCCCTCGGACTGGCCATTGTCTTTGGCCTCATGGGCGTGATCAACCTCGCCCATGGCGAGCTGATCATGCTTGGGGCCTACACCACCTACGTGGTGCAGCTGATCTTCAAGCTTCCTGCTCTGCAGCCGGTTTACTACGCCTACGTGCTGGTGGCGCTTCCCCTGGCCTTCATCGTCAGTGGTGTGGTCGGCATCCTGCTGGAACGCACCGTGATTCGCCGGCTCTACGGCAACCCGCTGGAGACGTTGTTGGCGACATGGGGTGTCAGCTTGATTCTTCAGCAGTTTGTGCGGAGTGTTCCCCTGGCTCATGCCGCCGGCCTGATCCTGGCGCTGGTGCTGGGCTTTGGCCTCCCGCTGCTGCTTCCCTCCTCTCTCCTGGCGGGGCCTCGAGCACGCTTGGTGCGTGCGGGGAGTTGGGCTGTTTCCGCCCTGGGAGGCGTGCTGTTGGCGGGTGGCCTGGCTTCACAAATCAGCCGCATCGCCCGAGCCACCTCCCGCAACGTGGATGTGACGGCACCCAAATGGATGCGCGGTGGGATCGAATTCATAGACATCACCTTTCCTGTGCCGCGTCTGGTGATCATCGTGATCACGATCGTTGCTGTGGTTGGGGTGACGTGGTTCCTCAACAAAAGCGTGTGGGGCATGCGTATTCGTGCCGTTACCCAGAACCGTTCGATGAGTGATTGCCTGGGGATCCCCACCGACACCGTTGATGTGCTCACCTTTGGCATCGGCTCCGGTCTGGCCGGGGTGGCGGGGGTGGCTGTTTCCCTGCTGGGTTCGGTGGGCCCCAACGTGGGCGGGTCTTACATCGTGGGCTGCTTCATGGTGGTGGTGCTCGGTGGCGTCGGAAACCTGTTGGGCACCGTGCTCGCTTCCTTTGCCATCGGCTTGCTCACCGACTTGATCGGTGCTGGCCGACTGCTGACGATCTGGCCTGACATGCCGGCTCCCCTGGCCGGTGCGGTGAATTTCTTTGCCACCACGAGCATGGCTCAAGTGATGGTGTTCGCTCTGATCGTGGTGTTCCTTCAATTCCGTCCCGCGGGTCTATTCCCGCAGAAGGGACGCATGGTGGAGGCTTGA
- a CDS encoding anthranilate synthase component I family protein, producing MIRPQRLELAWQEPEAIARQLAHAYGEQGLIWLDGDGSSLGRWATLAAEPKEIVCCRGLPGEPGASNPFEALRGLDPGHWCGWLSYEAAAWVEPGNPWASDGMATLWIARHDPVLRFDLQKRKLWIEASSTAALEHLSQQLASSTEQPKGEPPSIPLGAWHHHTSADQYAAGVQRIRDLIAAGDLFQANLTACCSTAWPQRSSALELFLTLRDACPAPFAGLIISNQNEALLSSSPERFLQVSAQGAVQTRPIKGTRPRHGNPEQDANLAVELVCSDKDRAENVMIVDLLRNDLGRACQPGSIQVPQLVGLESYASVHHLTSVVEGQLKAGLSWVDLLEASWPGGSISGAPKLRACQRLHELEPTSRGPYCGSLLRIDWDGSFDSNILIRSLLRQGDTLRAHAGCGIVADSDPLGETEELMWKLQPLLEALT from the coding sequence ATGATCCGCCCACAACGGCTTGAACTGGCCTGGCAGGAGCCGGAAGCCATCGCCCGCCAACTGGCCCATGCCTACGGCGAGCAAGGCCTGATCTGGCTGGATGGTGACGGCAGCAGCCTGGGGCGATGGGCCACCCTGGCGGCCGAGCCGAAGGAGATCGTCTGCTGCCGCGGCCTGCCTGGTGAGCCCGGAGCCAGCAATCCCTTCGAGGCTCTGCGGGGGCTTGACCCAGGCCATTGGTGCGGCTGGCTGAGCTATGAAGCCGCTGCTTGGGTGGAACCGGGAAACCCCTGGGCCAGCGATGGCATGGCCACGCTTTGGATCGCTCGCCACGATCCGGTGCTTCGCTTTGATCTCCAAAAGCGCAAGCTGTGGATCGAAGCCAGCAGCACGGCTGCTCTGGAACACCTAAGCCAACAGCTGGCCTCCAGCACTGAGCAGCCCAAAGGCGAGCCCCCATCGATCCCCCTAGGGGCTTGGCATCACCACACCTCAGCAGATCAATACGCCGCAGGTGTGCAACGCATCCGAGATCTGATCGCAGCAGGCGACCTCTTCCAAGCCAATCTCACGGCCTGTTGCAGCACAGCCTGGCCACAGAGAAGCAGTGCCTTGGAGCTGTTTCTCACCCTTAGAGATGCCTGCCCTGCTCCCTTTGCAGGGCTGATCATCAGCAACCAGAACGAGGCGTTGCTGTCATCGTCCCCGGAGCGGTTTCTGCAGGTGAGTGCCCAGGGAGCCGTACAAACCCGGCCGATCAAAGGCACCAGGCCGCGCCATGGCAACCCTGAACAGGATGCGAACCTCGCCGTGGAACTCGTGTGCAGTGACAAGGACCGGGCCGAGAACGTGATGATCGTCGACCTGCTGCGGAATGACCTCGGTCGGGCCTGCCAGCCGGGTTCGATCCAGGTTCCCCAACTGGTGGGACTCGAAAGTTATGCCTCCGTGCATCACCTCACCTCGGTTGTGGAGGGACAGCTGAAGGCCGGATTGAGCTGGGTCGATCTCCTGGAAGCCAGTTGGCCTGGGGGGTCGATTAGCGGAGCACCGAAACTGCGGGCCTGCCAACGTCTGCATGAGCTCGAGCCCACCAGCCGCGGTCCTTACTGCGGATCCCTGCTGCGGATCGACTGGGATGGCAGCTTCGACAGCAACATCTTGATCCGCTCTTTGCTGCGCCAAGGTGACACCCTGCGGGCCCATGCCGGCTGCGGAATTGTCGCCGACTCGGATCCCCTCGGCGAAACGGAGGAGTTGATGTGGAAGCTGCAGCCGTTGCTGGAGGCGCTGACATGA
- the urtE gene encoding urea ABC transporter ATP-binding subunit UrtE, with protein sequence MTNLLEIQGLNTFYGESHILRDVDLSVKSGEMVCLIGRNGVGKTTLLKSLIGLLRPRSGTMALDGSQLDRQAPHQRARAGIGYVPQGREIIPQLTVEENLLLGMEALPGGLARNRHIDPFVYELFPILQEFLPRKGGDLSGGQQQQLAIARALLGKPKLLLLDEPTEGIQPNIVQDIEAAVRRIIADTGIGVLLVEQHLHFVRQADRYYAMQRGGIVASGSTSELSQTVVDQFLSV encoded by the coding sequence ATGACGAATTTGCTGGAGATCCAAGGCCTCAACACTTTTTACGGTGAAAGTCACATTCTTCGGGATGTTGATCTCAGCGTGAAATCGGGCGAGATGGTGTGTTTGATCGGTCGCAATGGTGTGGGTAAAACCACCCTGTTGAAATCACTGATCGGTCTGTTGCGCCCTCGCTCCGGAACCATGGCGCTCGACGGTTCTCAACTGGATCGTCAGGCTCCCCATCAGCGCGCTCGGGCCGGGATTGGCTACGTGCCGCAAGGTCGCGAGATCATTCCCCAGCTCACAGTGGAAGAAAACTTGCTTTTGGGGATGGAGGCGTTGCCGGGTGGATTGGCGCGGAATCGCCACATCGATCCATTCGTATATGAGCTGTTTCCGATTCTTCAGGAGTTTCTACCGCGCAAGGGCGGGGATTTGAGTGGGGGTCAGCAACAACAATTGGCCATTGCCCGTGCGTTGCTCGGCAAGCCAAAGTTGCTGCTGTTGGATGAGCCCACCGAGGGCATTCAGCCCAACATTGTTCAAGACATTGAAGCTGCTGTTCGGCGAATCATCGCCGACACTGGGATTGGGGTGTTGCTGGTGGAGCAACATCTCCATTTCGTTCGCCAGGCTGACCGCTACTACGCCATGCAACGTGGCGGCATTGTTGCTAGTGGTTCAACCAGCGAACTCAGTCAGACGGTTGTTGACCAGTTCCTGAGCGTTTAG
- a CDS encoding DUF1830 domain-containing protein, with amino-acid sequence MIECVYQNDTSRMVIVKCIGANHFYREKVVMPTEVFWFQAPKDARLEIWKMSMTGQMLHVRADVSDYATNEEPATESLWAS; translated from the coding sequence ATGATTGAGTGCGTTTACCAAAACGACACCAGCCGGATGGTGATCGTGAAATGCATTGGTGCCAACCACTTCTATCGAGAGAAGGTGGTGATGCCCACGGAGGTTTTTTGGTTCCAAGCGCCCAAGGATGCGCGCTTGGAAATCTGGAAAATGTCGATGACAGGGCAGATGCTGCACGTTCGTGCCGATGTGAGCGACTACGCCACGAATGAAGAGCCTGCGACCGAATCCCTCTGGGCCAGCTGA
- a CDS encoding HAD-IIB family hydrolase, with product MTASVETAWWVVTDLDGTLLDHGYDWSPAKDLIRQLQQQRIPVIPCTSKTAEEVRGFRAEAGLHDPYIVENGGAVHGETPAGEPWELLLGPEWTELKPQLQLLQSELGEPLRPLDELSEEEGQRLLGLGGEALRQAQRRCCSVPFVPPSAEGRRRLEALVQRIGLTVVQGNRMGHLLGPGISKGKALATLKRHLGAEHVKVLALGDSPNDLPLLEVADIAVVVPGPDGPHSELSSGIAAGRFQLAAAPHASGWDEAVRRILRI from the coding sequence ATGACCGCGAGTGTGGAGACGGCGTGGTGGGTGGTGACCGATCTCGACGGCACGTTGCTGGATCACGGCTACGACTGGTCGCCGGCTAAGGATCTGATCCGCCAGCTGCAACAGCAGCGGATTCCAGTGATTCCGTGCACCAGCAAAACGGCGGAGGAAGTGCGCGGCTTTCGTGCAGAGGCGGGGCTTCATGACCCGTACATCGTTGAAAACGGTGGCGCCGTGCACGGTGAAACCCCAGCAGGGGAGCCCTGGGAGCTGCTATTGGGCCCGGAGTGGACGGAGCTCAAGCCCCAGTTGCAGCTCCTGCAGAGTGAGTTGGGCGAGCCCCTGCGTCCGTTGGATGAACTCAGTGAGGAGGAGGGTCAGCGGTTGTTGGGGCTCGGCGGCGAAGCCTTGCGCCAGGCGCAGCGGCGGTGCTGCAGCGTGCCTTTTGTTCCGCCCTCGGCGGAGGGGCGTCGCCGGCTTGAGGCCCTGGTGCAGCGGATAGGCCTGACGGTGGTGCAGGGCAACCGCATGGGTCATCTGCTGGGCCCAGGCATCAGCAAAGGCAAGGCCTTGGCCACCCTGAAGCGTCATCTGGGTGCTGAGCACGTGAAGGTCTTGGCCTTGGGGGATTCCCCCAACGATCTGCCGTTGCTCGAGGTGGCCGACATCGCTGTCGTTGTGCCCGGGCCCGACGGACCCCATTCCGAGTTGAGTTCAGGGATCGCTGCCGGGCGTTTCCAGCTGGCGGCAGCTCCCCATGCCAGCGGATGGGATGAGGCTGTGCGCCGGATTCTTCGGATCTAG
- a CDS encoding glycosyl transferase, whose amino-acid sequence MDFQQGLISTVHDYSLGNLDAVAFNRELSQRPTTLLIPCLMEEFSRPALGLIRDTLSGLKGLNELVVALAATSAEDVKAAEKFFEGMPFPVRVHWTNGPAVRDLLESVGELGLDVTGPPGKGWAVWQGLGVACQDAEVVGLFDADIRTFGSAYPERMLRPLLDRSHGIAYVKAFYSRLSLETQALQGRATRLFVGPLLASLEQVFGPLPYLAYLQSFRYPLAGEFAFTTDLAMNLRIPSDWGLEVGLLSEVYRHVASSRIAQVDLGLFDHKHKELGQQPSEGLQRMAGEIFGTVLRGLMEHEGCVMSMDQLPTLEVLYRRVGEDRVRQFGLDSAINRLPYDRHGEELAVQNFAGLLRPGLAKLMQAPIAHQLPSWSRLRSCNSALQADLAAAGQADRTSLKRPNHNPQRLTSELAA is encoded by the coding sequence ATGGATTTTCAGCAGGGCCTGATCAGCACCGTCCATGACTACAGCTTGGGCAATCTCGATGCGGTTGCCTTCAACCGGGAACTGAGTCAGCGACCCACCACCCTGCTGATCCCCTGCCTGATGGAGGAATTCAGCCGACCAGCCTTAGGCCTGATTCGAGACACACTTTCAGGTCTGAAGGGGCTCAACGAGCTGGTGGTGGCGTTGGCGGCCACCAGCGCCGAAGACGTCAAAGCGGCAGAAAAGTTTTTCGAAGGGATGCCCTTCCCCGTTCGGGTGCACTGGACCAACGGCCCCGCCGTCCGGGACTTGCTCGAATCCGTCGGTGAACTGGGGCTCGACGTGACCGGACCACCGGGCAAGGGCTGGGCCGTCTGGCAGGGGCTCGGGGTGGCATGCCAAGACGCTGAGGTGGTTGGCCTGTTCGATGCCGACATCAGAACCTTTGGATCGGCATATCCAGAGCGCATGCTCCGCCCCCTGCTGGATCGATCCCACGGCATTGCCTACGTGAAGGCGTTCTACAGCCGTCTTTCCCTCGAGACCCAAGCGCTTCAGGGCCGAGCAACCCGTCTCTTTGTCGGCCCACTGCTGGCCAGCCTGGAACAGGTTTTCGGCCCCCTGCCCTACTTGGCGTATCTCCAGTCATTCCGCTATCCCCTGGCTGGCGAATTCGCCTTCACCACCGATCTGGCGATGAATCTGCGGATCCCGTCGGACTGGGGACTGGAGGTGGGCCTGCTGTCTGAGGTGTATCGCCATGTGGCCTCCAGCCGAATTGCTCAAGTTGATCTGGGGTTGTTCGACCACAAACACAAGGAGCTGGGTCAGCAACCCAGCGAAGGCCTGCAACGCATGGCAGGCGAAATTTTCGGCACGGTGTTGCGCGGCCTGATGGAACACGAAGGTTGCGTGATGTCGATGGATCAACTGCCGACACTTGAAGTGCTTTACCGGCGAGTTGGCGAGGATCGCGTGCGGCAATTCGGCCTTGATTCAGCGATCAATCGGTTGCCTTACGACCGCCACGGCGAAGAACTGGCTGTTCAAAACTTCGCCGGCCTCCTACGCCCCGGCCTGGCAAAACTGATGCAAGCGCCGATTGCCCATCAACTGCCCAGCTGGTCGCGACTGCGCAGTTGCAATTCAGCCCTTCAAGCTGATCTGGCAGCAGCAGGCCAGGCAGATCGCACATCCCTGAAACGGCCGAACCACAACCCGCAACGTTTGACCTCTGAGCTCGCTGCATAA
- a CDS encoding aminotransferase class IV, protein MTASVAWIDGQWGTAASLQLPLDDRALLLADGLFETVLIHNGEPQLLQEHLQRWSDSAALLGMDPPPQRDALGPLIEGAIQRSQLSEADGALRLNWSRGSTPQRGIGLPAPGHHRFWLTLQACAPTFSAVTTITSRHERRNASSRLSHCKTFAYGQSIQARREAQGQAADDALLLNTAGSLCCGTAANLLVRRRGQWLTPALSSGCLPGVMRGRALAQGIAVETELAAEFEADDQAVLINSLSCRPIASHNGQPMAATTTAVELWQSLLH, encoded by the coding sequence ATGACCGCCTCAGTCGCCTGGATCGACGGCCAGTGGGGAACAGCAGCAAGCCTGCAGCTTCCCCTCGACGACCGAGCCCTGCTCCTAGCCGATGGCCTCTTTGAAACCGTGCTGATTCACAACGGTGAGCCGCAACTCCTGCAGGAGCACCTGCAGCGATGGAGTGACAGTGCGGCCCTGCTGGGCATGGACCCGCCACCGCAGCGAGATGCACTGGGGCCTCTGATTGAAGGCGCAATTCAGCGGAGCCAGCTGAGCGAAGCCGATGGAGCCCTGCGCCTCAACTGGAGCCGTGGCAGCACACCCCAGCGCGGAATCGGGCTTCCGGCCCCAGGACACCACCGCTTTTGGCTCACGCTCCAGGCCTGCGCACCAACGTTTTCAGCCGTCACCACCATCACCAGTCGCCATGAGCGCCGCAATGCCTCCAGTCGATTGAGCCATTGCAAGACCTTCGCCTACGGGCAATCGATCCAGGCCCGCCGGGAAGCCCAGGGCCAAGCTGCCGACGACGCGCTGCTCTTGAACACGGCTGGGTCCCTGTGCTGCGGAACGGCGGCCAATCTGCTGGTCCGGCGTCGCGGACAGTGGCTGACACCGGCTCTCAGCAGCGGCTGTCTTCCAGGAGTGATGCGAGGCCGTGCACTGGCCCAGGGCATCGCGGTGGAAACCGAGCTGGCAGCAGAGTTCGAAGCCGATGATCAGGCCGTTCTAATCAACAGTTTGAGCTGTCGACCGATCGCATCGCACAACGGTCAGCCCATGGCGGCAACGACGACTGCAGTGGAACTTTGGCAATCCTTACTCCATTGA
- the urtD gene encoding urea ABC transporter ATP-binding protein UrtD yields MSTALLELRQITVSFDGFLALRDLNLSLQPGELRAVIGPNGAGKTTFLDVITGKTAPTEGDVVFKGRSLVGKREHRIARFGIGRKFQSPRVFEKLSVQENLALAVSQPKQPWSLLVRGLNGQQRDRVHHLMSIVNLQNRADWAAGSLSHGQKQWLEIAMLVGQDPDLLLVDEPVAGLTDEETDLTADLLKSLAGDHTVLVIEHDMEFIRRLESPVTVLHQGHVLCEGTMDQVQADPRVIEVYLGTTEEETP; encoded by the coding sequence ATGAGTACAGCTTTATTGGAGTTGCGCCAAATCACCGTCAGTTTTGATGGCTTTTTGGCGCTCCGCGATCTCAACCTCAGCCTTCAGCCTGGGGAGCTGCGCGCTGTGATCGGTCCGAATGGCGCCGGCAAGACCACGTTCCTCGATGTGATTACCGGCAAGACCGCTCCCACTGAAGGGGATGTGGTGTTCAAGGGACGCTCTCTGGTGGGAAAACGGGAGCACCGCATCGCGCGCTTCGGCATCGGCCGCAAGTTTCAGAGCCCTCGTGTTTTTGAGAAGCTCAGCGTTCAGGAGAACTTGGCTCTGGCGGTGAGCCAGCCGAAGCAGCCCTGGTCATTGCTGGTGAGGGGCCTGAATGGGCAGCAGCGAGACCGTGTTCATCACTTGATGAGCATTGTCAATCTGCAGAACCGTGCCGATTGGGCTGCTGGGTCGTTGTCCCATGGCCAGAAACAGTGGCTTGAGATCGCCATGCTGGTGGGCCAGGATCCCGACCTGTTGCTGGTGGATGAGCCGGTGGCTGGGCTCACGGACGAGGAGACCGATTTGACGGCGGATCTGCTCAAGTCGTTGGCGGGGGATCACACCGTGTTGGTGATTGAGCACGACATGGAATTCATTCGACGACTTGAAAGTCCGGTGACGGTGCTGCACCAGGGTCATGTTCTTTGTGAGGGCACGATGGATCAGGTGCAGGCCGATCCCCGGGTGATTGAGGTTTATCTCGGCACCACTGAGGAGGAGACGCCATGA